In the Borrelia turicatae 91E135 genome, one interval contains:
- a CDS encoding BMP family ABC transporter substrate-binding protein codes for MSKALFFRIFCVFVSLICLFLFVYINFFRIREPRSSSNRKIALFIPGIISGSPSYKAMYDFLIEFKKNKSDIEIRLFEAGFNQHEWIELLEKLLNSNNYDFLITTNNAMQGIIDRVSPNYPYTKFLLFDSLVKNINPQVYSLSYNVAEEAYILGYYVGLFLKSSNLHNKNVALIAGQEYPVMNNYIFPYFKNGIREVLDSEVFFRTLGNWHDSNRVKVLSDSLILDLGVSVVLPIVGTAIKGVLSSVREHGVFAVLFDGEDYLNNKDNIIGSGVTNQRFYLEKVLGKALKGELKYGTYKVLGFRERGVSFNLLNKFYLEKTDSKLKKKLEEKMKEMNNTEIKINLE; via the coding sequence GTGAGTAAAGCTCTTTTTTTTAGGATTTTTTGTGTTTTTGTTTCACTAATTTGTTTATTTTTATTTGTTTATATTAATTTTTTTAGAATTAGAGAACCCAGGTCTTCATCTAATAGAAAAATTGCATTATTTATTCCTGGAATCATTAGTGGTTCTCCTTCTTATAAAGCAATGTATGATTTTTTAATTGAATTTAAAAAAAATAAGAGTGATATTGAGATTCGTTTGTTTGAAGCTGGGTTTAATCAACATGAATGGATAGAATTACTTGAAAAGTTATTAAATTCTAACAATTATGATTTTTTGATAACGACAAATAATGCAATGCAAGGAATTATTGATAGGGTTTCCCCCAATTATCCTTATACTAAGTTCTTGCTTTTTGATTCTTTAGTTAAAAATATTAATCCACAAGTGTATTCACTCTCTTATAATGTTGCAGAGGAAGCTTACATATTGGGTTATTATGTGGGTTTATTTTTAAAAAGTTCTAATTTACATAATAAAAATGTTGCCTTGATTGCTGGACAAGAATATCCTGTTATGAATAATTATATTTTTCCTTATTTCAAGAATGGAATTAGAGAGGTTTTAGATTCAGAAGTGTTCTTTAGAACTTTAGGAAATTGGCATGATAGCAATAGGGTAAAAGTTTTATCTGACTCTTTAATTTTAGACTTAGGAGTTTCTGTAGTTCTTCCAATTGTAGGTACAGCTATTAAAGGAGTTCTCTCATCAGTTCGTGAGCATGGTGTTTTTGCTGTTCTTTTTGATGGTGAAGATTATTTGAATAATAAAGATAATATTATTGGTTCAGGCGTTACAAATCAAAGATTTTATTTAGAAAAAGTTTTGGGGAAAGCCCTTAAAGGGGAACTTAAATATGGAACTTATAAGGTCCTTGGCTTTAGAGAAAGGGGGGTTTCATTTAATTTGTTGAATAAGTTTTATTTAGAGAAGACCGATTCAAAGCTTAAAAAAAAACTTGAGGAAAAAATGAAAGAGATGAATAATACTGAGATCAAAATAAATTTAGAATAA
- a CDS encoding ATP-binding cassette domain-containing protein: MVEFKNIVKSFPDIEKPILDSVNLRIEESKILTVIGRNGEGKSTLSKIIAGFIRFDSGDVFVNNIRQKNWNVDVAKSNGIYIVSQIPKLDMNLKVWEYLSIYWFDSQFFMPMNKSHTYRYYKWLRQFYNIAFDLETRIQDLNIKEIYFLLIISSLKKNAKIIIFDESVSYFSQKEAKEFIKLLQALKRAGITSLFITHREIGDAIKFSDEFVILKEGKCFRTTNKEIILSKLEIPADKFISMSIRRGGPNEDFIKFNLFFEDFWKYDISFSLKKRGVLGIIAEEAVIKTWEKLFLGEIPFVGCIKMNGHRYEYINFYELKAGFLPLGIGNLFSDNMTILDSFLAKIMSFENEIFIKQSIINDLKKFFKSDMEYCDSKILKTFYSKSLSFSGGTLKKLALFREKYITKSFLICFSPLSNLDYRAYSETSNFIRNFSNEKPVLLITPNLDELLLLSDDVLAIKAGEVVLRLKREHINKEALKEMLFI; this comes from the coding sequence ATGGTAGAGTTTAAAAACATAGTAAAATCTTTCCCAGATATTGAAAAACCTATTCTAGATAGTGTTAATTTAAGAATTGAGGAATCTAAAATCTTGACTGTAATTGGGAGAAATGGGGAAGGTAAGAGTACCTTATCAAAAATTATAGCTGGATTTATTCGTTTTGATAGTGGTGATGTATTTGTAAATAATATTAGGCAAAAAAACTGGAATGTGGATGTAGCAAAGAGTAATGGTATTTATATTGTGTCTCAGATTCCAAAACTTGATATGAACTTAAAAGTTTGGGAATATCTTAGTATTTATTGGTTTGATTCTCAATTTTTTATGCCAATGAATAAATCCCATACCTATAGATATTATAAATGGCTTAGACAATTTTATAATATTGCTTTTGATCTAGAGACTAGAATACAAGATTTGAATATTAAAGAAATCTATTTTTTGCTTATTATTTCTTCCCTGAAAAAAAATGCAAAGATTATTATTTTTGATGAGAGTGTTTCTTATTTTTCTCAAAAAGAGGCTAAAGAGTTTATTAAATTGCTTCAGGCCCTTAAAAGGGCAGGTATTACTTCTCTTTTTATTACACATAGAGAGATTGGCGATGCCATAAAATTTAGTGATGAATTTGTTATTTTAAAAGAGGGAAAGTGTTTTAGAACGACAAATAAAGAGATAATACTTAGCAAGCTTGAAATTCCTGCTGATAAGTTTATTTCTATGAGTATTAGGCGTGGTGGGCCGAATGAGGATTTTATAAAATTTAATTTGTTTTTTGAAGATTTTTGGAAGTATGATATTAGTTTTTCTTTGAAAAAAAGAGGAGTTTTAGGAATTATTGCAGAAGAGGCAGTAATAAAAACATGGGAGAAATTATTCTTAGGTGAGATTCCATTTGTAGGATGTATAAAGATGAATGGGCATAGATATGAATATATTAATTTTTATGAGTTAAAGGCTGGGTTTTTACCTTTAGGAATTGGTAATTTATTTTCTGATAATATGACTATATTGGATAGCTTTTTGGCCAAAATAATGAGTTTTGAAAATGAAATTTTTATTAAACAGTCTATTATTAATGATCTTAAAAAATTTTTTAAAAGCGACATGGAATATTGTGATAGTAAGATATTAAAGACTTTTTATTCTAAGTCTTTATCATTTTCTGGCGGAACTTTAAAAAAACTTGCTCTTTTTAGGGAAAAATATATTACAAAGAGCTTTTTAATTTGTTTTTCACCTCTTAGTAATTTAGACTATAGAGCGTATAGTGAGACATCTAATTTTATTCGTAATTTTTCTAATGAAAAGCCTGTACTACTAATTACTCCTAATTTAGATGAATTACTGCTTTTATCTGATGATGTTTTGGCAATAAAGGCTGGTGAGGTTGTATTGAGATTGAAAAGAGAACATATCAACAAAGAGGCTTTAAAGGAAATGTTGTTTATATGA